Below is a window of Oxyura jamaicensis isolate SHBP4307 breed ruddy duck chromosome 21, BPBGC_Ojam_1.0, whole genome shotgun sequence DNA.
CGGGACCTGTCCGGGTGCCGGCGGCTCTCGGGGGAGCTGTTGCCGGAGCCGGCGCCGTCGGtgctggcggcggggccgtcCCTGCGGGACAGCGGCGGGCGGTGAGGGGGcaccggggccgggggcagccccgcgcccgGTCCCGGCGCGCACCTGCCGGGCGGCGCCTCCTGGATGCTCTCGATGCCGATGGCGCTGGAGCGGCGGGAGCCGAGCGGGCCGGGCCGCCGCCGGGACGGGCTCTTCCCGGGCACCAGCAGCGCCTGCGGGAGCGCGGTCAGCGGCGGGGCCGGTCCCGGGGGGGGGAGTCCCGGGGAGGGTCCCGGTGGTCCCGGTGCCGGGCACCCACCTCTTCCACCGAGCCCAGCCCGATGGCGCTGCCGCGGCGTCCCCGGCGGCTCCCGGGCACCAGCAGCGACTGCGGGCGGCACCGCGTCACGGGGCACCGGGAGGGGCGGGGCTACCGGGAGGGGCGGGGCTAccgggaggggcggggccaCCGGGGAGCTACCGGGAGGGGCGGGGCTAcctggggggcgggggcgggctggcggcgggctgggggcggggCTTACGCTGCAGCACCGGGTGTGGGCGTGGTCGTGGCCTGTTTGGGGGCGGGGCTTGTGGAAATTGAGGCGTGGCCACGCGCGTGGAGCAAAAAGGGCGGCTCCCGCTATGGGGGCGGAGCCAACGGGAGGGGGCGTGGTCGGGGCGGGGCCATCGCGCAACCGGACCCCGGGGCGCCGTCGGGGGGCGGCAGCGGCCGAGGGGGGGTCGGGGGTCgagggggggggcagcgggggggaCCCGTGGCGGGCCGCGACCCGCAGTGCCCGCTGCCCCACCCCCGGtgctgcccccaccccccccccgccccccaccTTGAAGGACTCGAAGAAGCCGGGGGCGGCGGAGCCGTTGTCGGGGCGCTCGTCGTCggggcccagccccagcatggCCTGGCTGcggccctgcagctcctcgtGCAGCGTCTCCAGCAGCGCCGCCCGCGTCCGCTCCTGCGCACCCACCCGCACGCTGCCCTGGgtgccccccccagcacccacgggtgccccCCACCGCcggcccttcccctccccccccgcggggagcagccccacgCGTGGCACCCGCTGCAAGCCCGGCACCCGCGGTGTGCAGCACCCCCATGGGCAGCACCCAGACGCCGTGGACTTGCCAGCACGGCCCCCCGTGTGAAACAGCCCCGTGCACGGCACCCCCACGGCACCGCTGCACCCCCAGGCACAGCACCCCCACACCAGTAACCCCACGCACAGCACCCCACGCACAGCACCCCCACGCCAACAACCCCACGCGCAGCATCCACAGGCGTGGTCCTGCTGCTGGACCGGCACCCCCGGCACCCACGCACACAGCACCCCCAtttagccccccccccccgcacccacCTCCAGCTTGGCGAACTTCTCCGCCTTGTAGCAGGCGTACTCGGCGTTGATCAGCTTGGTGAGCAGGAACTCCTGGAACTCGGGGCCCTGCCGGGGCGAGGGGCGGCCCTGGGTGGGTGCCGGCCGTGGGacccccccgcccgccccggagcagcacccgtgggtgctCACCTTCCTGAAGATGGCGGGGTCGGGCAGCGGCGGGCCAAAGAAGGGCACGTCATCGCGGGCGGTGACCGAGACCTTGTAGAGGGTGCCCTGGGGGCcgccctgctccagctgcaccaCCACGAAGGCGTGCAGGAAGTTGGAGGCGATCATGTCGGGCACGAAGGGGGTGTTCTCGTCCTGGAAGACGATGGCCACGATGTCGTTGCCGATGTGGCGCTTCCGCTGCAGctgtggggacacagggacacggCCGGGGTGTGGGCAGGGGTTGGGCGCTGCCACCCCCTGCGCCCCATGGACACCCCAGAAGACCCCAGGGGTGCCCCGACAGCCCCTGCGCCTCCTGGATGCTTCCCCAGCACCCGTGGGTACACCCTGAGAAATCACCAccgcccccccagcacccatgggtgcccacCTGCTGGGCATCACCCTCGGTGTAGGGCAGCTTGGTGGAGACGTGGAACATGATCTCCTTGTCGCGGAAGTGGCAGTACACCGACTCGCTGCCCGTCTGCCCGTGCGTCACGTCCAGCCCCCCCCGAAACCTGCACGGGGTGGGAGGGGATGCTGAGGACCGGGGGGACAaaaggggacagggacagggacacgggggtgccccccagcaccccatcACGCACCCCTTGAAGTCGCGCAGCTGCACCCGCTGGCCCAGGACGTCGAGGAACTCGGCGAAGGCCGGGCTCTCCTCCGTGGTGCCGAAGAGCTCCTCCTCGGAGGTCTGCAGTGGGGCAGCCGTGGGTGCCCCCACCCGGCAccccccctcccacccacccTCTGGGCTCCCCTggcccccccttcccccccaaccccctACCTGCCCCAGCTTTTGGTAGATGACGCCGAATTTGAAGTGGTTGCTGAGCACGTGCTCATCGAAGGCAAGGATGAGGCGGGACGCCTGCGGGGCCAAGGAGGTGCTGGTTGGGTGCagggcaccccggggtgcccccacccatgggtgctccccCCCACCCATGCACCCCGCTCACCTTGGGGTAGAGCACGGGGTAGAAGCGATCCACGTTGACGTCCTCGCACACCAGCTGCGGGAGGGAGGGGCGGTGCGGCGGGtgccccgggctggggggggcacccatgggtgctgctggagaatGGGGGAGGGAGGTGCACCCACCTTGGCCATCTGCACCACGTTGGGGAACTCGGCCAGGCAG
It encodes the following:
- the RAP1GAP gene encoding rap1 GTPase-activating protein 1, with protein sequence MAQQRHAAPPPLKTEEDYIPYPSVHEVLGREGPFPLILLPQFGGYWIEGTNHQLSGAPEPPPTPAPGTRARLEGNHTAKIYRKHFLGKEHFNYYSLDPALGHLVFSLKYDEQEHLHLLLRTRTRTLHDVVPISCLAEFPNVVQMAKLVCEDVNVDRFYPVLYPKASRLILAFDEHVLSNHFKFGVIYQKLGQTSEEELFGTTEESPAFAEFLDVLGQRVQLRDFKGFRGGLDVTHGQTGSESVYCHFRDKEIMFHVSTKLPYTEGDAQQLQRKRHIGNDIVAIVFQDENTPFVPDMIASNFLHAFVVVQLEQGGPQGTLYKVSVTARDDVPFFGPPLPDPAIFRKGPEFQEFLLTKLINAEYACYKAEKFAKLEERTRAALLETLHEELQGRSQAMLGLGPDDERPDNGSAAPGFFESFKSLLVPGSRRGRRGSAIGLGSVEEALLVPGKSPSRRRPGPLGSRRSSAIGIESIQEAPPGRDGPAASTDGAGSGNSSPESRRHPDRAERPEPPRDFSRSSSSASSFGSVAEEPDEHPEAEPGRPLALGDPPPARRLRRPPLAGGAPRHPPR